In Phocoena phocoena chromosome 8, mPhoPho1.1, whole genome shotgun sequence, the following are encoded in one genomic region:
- the TNNI2 gene encoding troponin I, fast skeletal muscle, with translation MGDDEKRNRAITARRQHLKSVMLQIAATELEKEESRRETEKQSYLTEHCPPLHIPGSMAEVQELCQQLHAKINVAEEEKYDMEVKVQKSTKELEDMNQKLFDLRGKFKRPPLRRVRMSADAMLKALLGSKHKVCMDLRANLKQVKKEETEKERDLRDVGDWRKNIEEKSGMEGRKKMFESES, from the exons ATGGGCGA TGACGAG AAGCGCAACAGGGCCATCACGGCCCGCAGACAGCACCTGAAG AGCGTCATGCTCCAGATCGCGGCCACGGAGCTGGAGAAGGAGGAGAGCCGCCGGGAGACGGAGAAGCAGAGCTACCTGACTGAGCACTGCCCGCCCCTGCACATTCCCGGCTCCATGGCCGAGGTGCAG gagCTCTGCCAACAGCTGCACGCCAAGATCAACGTGGCCGAGGAGGAGAAGTACGACATGGAGGTGAAGGTGCAGAAGAGTACCAAGGAG CTGGAGGACATGAACCAGAAGCTGTTCGACCTGCGAGGCAAGTTCAAGCGGCCCCCACTGAGAAGGGTGCGCATGTCGGCCGACGCTATGCTCAAGGCGCTGCTGGGCTCCAAGCACAAGGTGTGCATGGACCTCAGGGCCAACCTCAAGCAGGTCAAGAAGGAGGAAACCGAGAAG GAGCGGGACCTGCGTGACGTGGGAGACTGGAGGAAGAACATCGAGGAAAAGTCGGGCATGGAGGGCCGCAAGAAGATGTTCGAGTCCGAGTCCTAG